In Prosthecochloris sp. GSB1, the following proteins share a genomic window:
- a CDS encoding NUDIX hydrolase, which produces MVSKSRWHYRQSGAVPVHDGKVILVTTRNSGRWIIPKGIVERDMTPHDSAAKEAFEEAGVIGSVTDEELGRYSYSKWGGTCIVRVYPLYVEEILAEWEDMHVRERRAVTPREALDMVSHRQLGRILAEFFKRLD; this is translated from the coding sequence ATGGTCTCAAAGTCCCGTTGGCATTACAGACAATCCGGAGCCGTTCCTGTTCACGACGGAAAAGTGATACTCGTGACGACCCGGAATTCCGGCAGATGGATTATTCCCAAGGGCATCGTGGAACGGGATATGACTCCCCACGACTCTGCCGCCAAGGAGGCCTTCGAGGAGGCCGGCGTCATCGGTTCCGTCACCGACGAGGAACTTGGCCGTTACAGCTACTCAAAATGGGGTGGAACCTGCATCGTCCGAGTCTATCCGCTCTACGTGGAGGAAATCCTCGCCGAGTGGGAGGACATGCACGTCCGCGAGCGCAGGGCCGTCACTCCCCGCGAGGCCCTGGATATGGTCAGCCACCGGCAGTTGGGCAGGATCCTCGCTGAATTCTTCAAGCGTCTCGATTAG
- a CDS encoding sugar phosphate nucleotidyltransferase, with translation MKAIIPVAGIGTRLRPHTLSQPKVLLNVAGKPIIGHIMDKLIASGIDEAIVIIGYLGEMIESYLKKHYDIKFTFVTQQERLGLAHAIWMCREHVDDGEPVFIILGDTIFDVELQDVLRSEISTLGVRTVEDPRRFGIALIENGRIVRLIEKPSEPVGNLAIVGLYLIRESDAMFQCIDTLIDRDLRTKGEYQLTDALQMMLERGIPFSTFHVNNWYDCGKPETLLETNEILLRNSPSPEQREGCVIREPVFIATSATIENAIVGPNASIGEHAVITDAIVRNSIIGTGAKVRHVMLDNSIVGHQADLSGESHQANIGDFSVIKLR, from the coding sequence ATGAAAGCAATCATTCCCGTGGCGGGTATCGGAACCAGGCTGAGGCCTCACACGCTTTCGCAACCCAAGGTGCTCCTCAACGTCGCAGGAAAGCCCATCATTGGCCATATCATGGACAAGCTCATCGCTTCTGGCATCGACGAAGCGATCGTCATCATCGGCTACCTCGGCGAAATGATCGAGTCCTACCTCAAAAAGCATTACGACATCAAGTTCACGTTCGTGACCCAGCAGGAACGCCTCGGTCTTGCCCATGCGATATGGATGTGCAGGGAACATGTCGATGACGGCGAACCCGTTTTCATCATCCTCGGCGACACGATTTTCGACGTGGAACTACAAGACGTGCTCCGGAGCGAAATATCGACCCTTGGCGTTCGAACGGTCGAGGACCCGAGACGCTTCGGCATTGCGTTGATTGAAAACGGCCGTATCGTCAGGCTCATCGAAAAACCAAGCGAACCGGTCGGAAACCTCGCCATCGTTGGGCTCTACTTGATCCGGGAATCGGACGCGATGTTCCAGTGCATCGACACGCTCATCGACCGCGACCTCCGGACGAAAGGAGAATATCAACTCACCGACGCATTGCAGATGATGCTCGAACGGGGCATCCCGTTCTCGACATTCCACGTCAACAACTGGTACGATTGCGGAAAACCCGAGACACTTCTGGAAACGAACGAAATCCTGCTGAGAAACAGCCCGTCTCCAGAACAGAGAGAGGGCTGCGTCATCCGCGAGCCTGTATTCATCGCCACGAGCGCGACGATCGAAAACGCCATCGTCGGTCCGAACGCATCGATCGGCGAGCACGCGGTCATTACCGACGCCATTGTAAGGAATTCCATCATAGGAACCGGCGCGAAAGTCCGTCACGTGATGCTCGACAACTCCATCGTCGGTCACCAGGCCGACCTGTCAGGCGAATCCCACCAGGCCAACATCGGTGATTTTTCTGTAATCAAACTCCGATGA
- the metK gene encoding methionine adenosyltransferase, giving the protein MAQSRYFFTSESVSEGHPDKVSDQISDAILDEFLRQDPNSRVACETFVTTGQVIVGGEVTTKGIVDEQELARKAIEKIGYTKGEYMFEARSCGVLSALHSQSPDINRGVDRKEEIADELDRVGAGDQGMMFGYACTETPELMPAAIQYAHALVKKLADIRKEGAMMTYLRPDSKSQVTLEYVDGVAKRVDAVVVSTQHDPEPEGVSEAEWQAVIRKDIIENVVRKIIPAEMLDENTKFHINPTGRFEIGGPHGDTGLTGRKIIVDTYGGAAPHGGGAFSGKDPSKVDRSAAYATRHVAKNIVAAGLADKCTVQVSYAIGVARPVSIHVDTHGSAVNGLGDAEIQEKAEKIFDLRPAAIIKHFGLNKPEGWCYQDTAAYGHFGRDIFPWEKTDKVDELKKAFNL; this is encoded by the coding sequence ATGGCACAGTCAAGATACTTCTTCACCTCAGAGTCTGTATCAGAAGGGCATCCCGACAAGGTTTCGGACCAGATTTCCGACGCTATCCTCGACGAGTTCCTTCGTCAGGATCCGAATTCGCGCGTCGCCTGCGAAACCTTTGTCACGACCGGCCAGGTCATCGTCGGGGGTGAAGTAACCACGAAAGGCATTGTGGACGAACAGGAACTTGCAAGAAAAGCGATTGAAAAAATCGGCTACACCAAGGGCGAATACATGTTCGAAGCCCGCTCCTGCGGCGTGCTCTCAGCCCTTCACAGCCAGTCTCCCGATATCAACCGAGGCGTCGACCGCAAGGAAGAGATCGCCGACGAACTCGACAGGGTCGGTGCCGGCGACCAGGGCATGATGTTCGGATACGCCTGTACCGAAACCCCTGAACTGATGCCCGCGGCCATCCAGTACGCCCATGCGCTCGTAAAAAAACTCGCCGACATCCGCAAGGAAGGCGCCATGATGACTTACCTCCGTCCCGACTCGAAGAGCCAGGTCACGCTGGAATACGTCGACGGCGTCGCGAAAAGAGTAGACGCGGTCGTCGTTTCGACCCAGCACGATCCCGAGCCTGAAGGCGTCAGCGAAGCGGAGTGGCAGGCAGTCATCAGGAAAGACATCATCGAGAACGTCGTCAGGAAGATCATTCCTGCCGAGATGCTCGACGAGAACACCAAATTCCATATCAACCCGACCGGACGTTTCGAAATCGGCGGCCCTCACGGAGACACCGGCCTTACCGGACGCAAAATCATCGTCGACACCTACGGCGGCGCGGCTCCGCACGGAGGCGGCGCATTCAGCGGCAAGGACCCGTCAAAGGTCGACCGCAGCGCAGCCTACGCCACGCGCCACGTCGCGAAAAACATCGTCGCGGCGGGCCTTGCGGATAAATGCACCGTCCAGGTCTCTTACGCCATCGGCGTCGCCCGTCCCGTATCGATCCATGTCGACACGCACGGCAGCGCCGTCAACGGCCTCGGCGATGCTGAAATCCAGGAGAAAGCCGAAAAAATCTTCGACCTGCGGCCCGCGGCCATCATCAAGCATTTCGGTCTGAACAAGCCGGAAGGCTGGTGTTACCAGGATACGGCGGCATACGGCCATTTCGGCCGCGACATCTTCCCGTGGGAGAAAACCGACAAGGTTGACGAGCTGAAAAAAGCCTTCAACCTCTGA
- the ahcY gene encoding adenosylhomocysteinase: protein MTTTDTAVLDYKVADISLADWGRKEIEIAEKEMPGLMVTREKYAGKKPLAGARITGSLHMTIQTAVLIETLVELGAEVRWASCNIFSTQDHAAAAIAAAGVPVFAWKGETLDEYWWCTRQALAFEGGKGPNVIVDDGGDATLMIHLGYKIENDPSLLDVTPGNAEEKALYGQLREVFEADSQHWHKVATEVKGVSEETTTGVHRLYQMMEKGELLFPAINVNDSVTKSKFDNLYGCRESLADGIKRATDVMIAGKVAVVLGYGDVGKGCAHSMRTYGARVIVTEIDPICALQAAMEGFEVVPMEEAVKEGNIFVTTTGNKDVITLEHMKQMKDEAIVCNIGHFDNEIQVDKLNDYAGATRTNIKPQVDKYVFDDGHSIYLLAEGRLVNLGCATGHPSFVMSNSFTNQTLAQIELWTKKYETDVYRLPKKLDEEVARLHLEQIGVKLTKLSKEQADYIGVPIEGPYKPEHYRY from the coding sequence ATGACAACAACCGACACTGCGGTACTCGACTACAAGGTGGCGGATATCTCGCTGGCTGACTGGGGACGAAAAGAGATCGAGATAGCCGAGAAAGAGATGCCGGGCCTCATGGTTACCCGCGAAAAATACGCGGGCAAGAAGCCGCTCGCGGGCGCGCGCATCACCGGCTCGCTGCACATGACCATCCAGACCGCCGTCCTTATCGAAACCCTCGTCGAACTCGGCGCGGAAGTCCGCTGGGCGAGTTGCAACATCTTCTCAACCCAGGATCACGCGGCGGCGGCCATCGCCGCCGCCGGCGTGCCGGTTTTCGCGTGGAAAGGGGAAACGCTCGATGAATACTGGTGGTGCACCCGCCAGGCGCTCGCCTTCGAGGGCGGCAAGGGACCAAACGTCATCGTCGACGACGGCGGCGACGCGACGCTCATGATACACCTCGGCTACAAGATCGAAAACGACCCGTCACTGCTCGACGTCACTCCCGGCAATGCCGAGGAAAAAGCCCTCTACGGACAGCTCAGGGAAGTTTTCGAGGCCGACAGCCAGCACTGGCACAAGGTGGCAACGGAAGTCAAGGGCGTGTCGGAGGAAACCACGACCGGCGTGCACAGGCTCTACCAGATGATGGAAAAGGGCGAACTGCTCTTCCCGGCGATCAACGTCAACGACTCGGTCACCAAGTCCAAGTTCGACAACCTCTACGGCTGCCGTGAATCCCTGGCCGACGGCATCAAACGCGCCACGGACGTGATGATCGCCGGCAAGGTCGCCGTGGTGCTCGGCTACGGTGATGTCGGCAAGGGCTGCGCGCACTCCATGCGCACCTACGGCGCCCGGGTGATCGTCACCGAGATCGATCCCATCTGCGCCCTGCAGGCCGCCATGGAAGGCTTCGAGGTCGTCCCCATGGAAGAAGCGGTCAAGGAAGGCAACATCTTCGTCACCACGACCGGCAACAAGGACGTCATCACGCTCGAGCACATGAAGCAGATGAAGGACGAGGCCATCGTCTGCAACATCGGCCATTTCGACAACGAAATCCAGGTCGACAAGCTCAATGACTATGCCGGCGCGACAAGGACGAACATCAAGCCTCAGGTCGACAAGTACGTCTTCGACGACGGCCATTCGATCTACCTGCTCGCAGAAGGCCGCCTGGTCAACCTCGGCTGCGCCACCGGCCATCCGTCGTTCGTGATGAGCAACTCGTTCACGAACCAGACCCTGGCCCAGATCGAACTCTGGACGAAGAAGTACGAAACCGACGTGTACCGCCTGCCGAAAAAACTCGACGAGGAGGTCGCGAGACTGCATCTCGAACAGATCGGCGTCAAGCTCACCAAGCTGAGCAAGGAACAGGCCGACTACATCGGCGTTCCCATCGAAGGCCCGTACAAACCGGAGCACTACCGCTACTGA
- a CDS encoding phosphoribosylanthranilate isomerase, with protein MTRIKICGLTSLEDALAASEAGAHALGFNFSESSPRRISPENAREIVRGLPPFVSAAGVFVEHGPTEIDEICEYCGLHIAQLHSERYDACEARSIRKARVLKVFRAGPKFTMEEVRAFSEQTNISDFLFDAYQAGRPGGTGKRIEEDAARKIFAAVQDIGTGTLAGGLNPENVGEAIRALHPYAVDTASGVESAPGVKDREKMQSFVRAVQLADAALPNT; from the coding sequence ATGACCCGTATCAAGATCTGCGGCCTCACCTCGCTCGAAGACGCGCTCGCCGCCTCTGAAGCGGGCGCTCACGCCCTCGGCTTCAATTTCAGCGAAAGCAGCCCGCGCCGCATCAGCCCTGAAAACGCCCGCGAGATCGTCCGCGGGCTCCCTCCCTTCGTCTCGGCAGCCGGCGTGTTCGTCGAGCACGGCCCGACCGAAATCGACGAGATATGCGAGTACTGCGGCCTGCATATCGCGCAGCTGCATTCCGAACGATACGATGCCTGCGAGGCCCGCTCGATCCGGAAAGCCAGGGTGCTGAAAGTCTTTCGGGCCGGGCCGAAATTTACGATGGAAGAAGTCAGGGCATTTTCGGAACAGACCAACATCTCCGATTTCCTTTTCGACGCCTATCAGGCCGGCCGGCCGGGAGGAACCGGAAAACGGATCGAGGAGGACGCGGCGAGGAAGATTTTCGCGGCTGTGCAGGACATCGGAACAGGGACGCTGGCGGGCGGCCTGAATCCCGAAAACGTCGGAGAAGCGATCCGCGCCCTGCATCCGTATGCGGTCGATACCGCAAGCGGCGTGGAGTCGGCCCCCGGCGTCAAGGACCGTGAAAAAATGCAATCCTTTGTCCGGGCCGTTCAGCTCGCCGACGCGGCATTGCCCAACACGTGA
- a CDS encoding alpha/beta fold hydrolase: MKQSRQTGQTEKFLAYSEKLRKLSAGGTTAEIRRAGYETGLMACSRFAELNGVVHHYHDSGPADARETVILIHGWDCWWMWWHHIIRRLNASGIRTIAYDLKGHGWSDNDPLNDYSKRSFPEDLHKLVEFLGLERFHVSAFSFGPLVALYYAKKHPGKIRSMVLFNFGYLENNAFIERFAPATINFAFNNLLRKIRWWLPAYMFARLVLSKNTVLFHDVQIGFESLGFCAPEAIEQTTAQITSLAVTNAVPELVERADMPILFVAGDGDPIMTSENTRRLAGYSRKGKFVNVPDCGHLITLELPETAGMLVLDHVLGNAASAS, translated from the coding sequence ATGAAGCAGTCACGTCAGACAGGACAGACAGAAAAATTTCTCGCTTACAGTGAAAAGCTGCGGAAGCTCTCTGCCGGTGGAACGACGGCCGAGATCAGACGGGCTGGATACGAAACGGGACTGATGGCATGCAGTCGTTTCGCGGAGTTGAACGGCGTTGTCCATCACTACCACGATTCTGGTCCGGCCGACGCCCGGGAAACCGTTATCCTTATCCACGGCTGGGATTGCTGGTGGATGTGGTGGCACCACATCATCCGGAGACTCAACGCAAGCGGGATACGCACCATCGCTTACGATCTCAAGGGGCACGGCTGGTCGGACAACGATCCCCTCAACGATTACTCCAAGAGATCCTTTCCCGAAGATTTGCACAAGCTTGTCGAATTTCTCGGCCTCGAGCGGTTTCACGTTTCGGCTTTTTCATTCGGTCCATTGGTCGCCCTCTATTACGCGAAGAAGCATCCCGGAAAGATCCGCTCGATGGTGCTGTTCAATTTCGGGTATCTCGAAAACAATGCCTTCATTGAACGGTTCGCTCCGGCCACCATAAATTTTGCCTTCAACAACCTGCTCAGAAAAATCCGTTGGTGGTTGCCTGCCTACATGTTTGCGAGGCTCGTTCTCTCAAAGAATACCGTTCTGTTCCACGACGTGCAGATCGGGTTTGAAAGTCTCGGTTTCTGCGCTCCGGAAGCCATCGAGCAGACCACGGCCCAGATAACCTCGCTCGCCGTCACAAACGCCGTTCCGGAGCTTGTCGAGCGTGCGGACATGCCGATACTGTTCGTGGCCGGCGACGGAGACCCCATCATGACGTCGGAAAATACCCGCAGGCTCGCGGGATACAGCAGGAAGGGGAAGTTCGTCAACGTGCCGGACTGCGGGCATCTCATCACGCTCGAACTGCCTGAAACGGCAGGCATGCTCGTGCTTGATCACGTGTTGGGCAATGCCGCGTCGGCGAGCTGA
- a CDS encoding ArsR/SmtB family transcription factor — MDKTISVLKALSDPGRLRIVIALMSSGELCACQITELLQLSGATVSRHLAQLTGCGLLQSRKKGRWIFFRLADDPSSATLLSWLRSETAARPKSFDDGENLKKIVACGPEAIASKQRENCNRMPDIT, encoded by the coding sequence ATGGACAAGACGATTTCCGTTCTGAAAGCATTATCGGATCCCGGCCGCCTGCGCATCGTGATCGCGCTCATGTCAAGCGGCGAACTCTGCGCATGCCAGATAACTGAACTGCTCCAACTGTCCGGAGCGACCGTTTCGAGGCATCTGGCACAGCTTACCGGATGCGGGCTCCTGCAAAGCAGAAAAAAGGGGCGTTGGATATTCTTTCGCCTTGCCGACGATCCTTCTTCAGCAACGCTGCTCTCGTGGCTTCGTTCCGAAACCGCCGCCCGGCCGAAATCCTTCGATGACGGCGAAAACCTGAAAAAAATCGTCGCCTGCGGCCCCGAGGCCATCGCGTCGAAACAGCGCGAAAACTGCAATCGCATGCCGGACATAACCTGA
- a CDS encoding arsenate reductase ArsC, whose product MERKTKVLFLCTGNSCRSQMAEGWARHLRGDIVEPYSAGVEVHGMNEHAVRVMAEAGVDISGQRSKHVEELDGIPFDCIVTVCDHARETCPFIPGNAVRIHAGFEDPPRMAAETDDPEKKLDCYRKVRDEIRDFVTDLRLNQT is encoded by the coding sequence ATGGAAAGAAAAACGAAGGTTCTGTTCCTCTGCACTGGCAATTCCTGCAGAAGCCAGATGGCAGAAGGCTGGGCAAGGCATCTGCGCGGCGACATCGTCGAACCTTATTCTGCCGGCGTCGAGGTTCACGGCATGAATGAACATGCCGTCCGGGTCATGGCCGAGGCGGGAGTCGATATTTCCGGACAACGGTCGAAACATGTCGAGGAACTCGACGGCATACCTTTCGACTGCATCGTCACGGTCTGCGACCATGCCCGCGAAACCTGCCCGTTCATCCCCGGCAATGCCGTGCGGATACACGCCGGATTCGAGGACCCGCCGCGAATGGCGGCCGAAACCGACGATCCGGAAAAAAAGCTCGACTGCTACCGGAAAGTCCGCGATGAAATCAGGGATTTCGTCACAGACCTCCGACTCAACCAGACCTGA
- a CDS encoding MIP/aquaporin family protein, whose amino-acid sequence MKKRNNILVAEAIGTFALVFAGCGAIVVNDLYGFALGHAGVGMVFGLVVMAMIYSIGNISGAHINPAVTLGFFFAGRIGARDIAPYIASQLGGALLAALLLKLLFPEHPSLGSTLPEAGVSRAFMLEIILSFLLMFVILNVSAGHMEKGIMAGVAVGGTVAFEALMGGPVSGASMNPARSLGPALVSGNVSTLWIYLFAPVIGTWLAHPTCRAIQGRECCHGKNATTGKE is encoded by the coding sequence ATGAAAAAAAGGAACAACATTCTCGTCGCGGAAGCAATCGGAACGTTCGCGCTGGTCTTCGCGGGATGCGGCGCCATCGTCGTCAACGACCTCTACGGTTTCGCGCTCGGCCATGCTGGCGTCGGCATGGTATTCGGACTGGTCGTAATGGCCATGATCTACTCCATCGGCAACATCTCCGGCGCGCACATCAACCCGGCGGTCACGCTCGGCTTCTTTTTCGCCGGCAGGATCGGTGCGAGGGATATCGCGCCCTATATCGCGAGCCAACTGGGAGGAGCGCTGCTCGCCGCGCTCCTGCTGAAACTCCTTTTTCCAGAGCACCCGTCGCTCGGCTCGACACTGCCCGAGGCAGGCGTTTCACGCGCCTTCATGTTAGAAATCATCCTTTCCTTCCTCCTGATGTTCGTCATTCTCAACGTTTCGGCAGGACACATGGAAAAGGGCATCATGGCGGGAGTAGCCGTAGGGGGAACCGTGGCCTTCGAGGCGCTGATGGGCGGCCCCGTCAGCGGAGCTTCCATGAATCCCGCACGATCTCTCGGACCTGCTCTTGTTTCAGGAAACGTCTCCACACTCTGGATATACCTTTTTGCGCCGGTCATCGGGACCTGGCTTGCCCACCCGACATGTCGCGCGATACAAGGCCGCGAGTGCTGTCATGGAAAAAATGCAACGACAGGCAAAGAGTAA
- a CDS encoding DUF2269 family protein has translation MKALTASQQKLLKVFHLITASLWLSSVIALAFFPLISSSSATGDEIYMYNLAYHFIDMYLLTPAAVLTLATGLIYSLFTKWGFFRHGWIVYKWVVSLLIVVTGTAYFGPTVTELLGIADAKRIAALQDPRYMQGHAISLYAAIVNSFLLVVAVIVSVYKPWKNLGK, from the coding sequence ATGAAAGCATTGACCGCTTCCCAGCAAAAGCTATTGAAAGTCTTTCACTTGATTACCGCGTCGCTTTGGTTGTCAAGCGTCATTGCCCTCGCGTTTTTTCCGCTCATTTCCTCGTCTTCGGCTACAGGCGACGAAATCTACATGTACAATCTCGCCTATCATTTTATCGACATGTATCTTTTGACCCCTGCCGCCGTTCTGACGCTGGCAACAGGGCTGATTTACTCCCTGTTCACAAAATGGGGGTTTTTTCGGCATGGGTGGATTGTGTACAAATGGGTCGTCTCTTTACTCATCGTTGTCACCGGAACAGCGTATTTCGGCCCGACGGTCACGGAGCTTCTGGGAATTGCAGACGCCAAAAGAATCGCAGCGTTACAGGACCCGCGCTATATGCAGGGCCATGCCATAAGCCTCTATGCGGCGATAGTAAACTCATTCCTGCTTGTTGTCGCAGTAATTGTTTCCGTGTATAAACCCTGGAAAAACCTGGGGAAGTGA
- a CDS encoding rubrerythrin family protein, with amino-acid sequence MPTTQENLKNAFAGESQAYQKYAAFAKKAEKDGFSNVAKLFRTTAEAERIHAEGHLGASDGIGSTADNLETAIGGETYEHNEMYPPMYEQAVAEGHKAKRMFGYAVEAEKVHAALYRRALEAVRNGEDLAETEIWLCPVCGHIELGTPPEKCPICNAKASVYVQIA; translated from the coding sequence ATGCCGACAACACAGGAAAATCTGAAGAACGCGTTCGCCGGCGAGAGCCAGGCGTACCAGAAATACGCAGCTTTCGCGAAAAAGGCGGAAAAGGATGGCTTCAGCAATGTCGCCAAACTTTTCAGGACAACCGCTGAGGCCGAGAGGATTCATGCGGAAGGCCATCTTGGCGCTTCAGACGGTATCGGTTCCACGGCCGATAATCTTGAAACCGCTATCGGCGGCGAAACCTACGAGCATAACGAGATGTATCCGCCGATGTACGAGCAGGCAGTGGCGGAGGGGCACAAGGCGAAGCGGATGTTCGGTTACGCCGTGGAAGCGGAAAAGGTACACGCGGCGCTCTACAGGAGAGCCCTCGAAGCGGTCAGGAACGGCGAGGACCTTGCCGAAACCGAAATATGGCTCTGTCCGGTTTGCGGGCACATCGAGCTCGGAACGCCTCCGGAAAAATGTCCTATCTGCAACGCGAAAGCTTCAGTCTACGTCCAGATCGCATAA
- a CDS encoding MarR family winged helix-turn-helix transcriptional regulator, with amino-acid sequence MQQPQTKQDDQSARSLHALRRITRALDVHSRRLYREWHITSPQVHCLQVLAKKGKLSLSALAGEINLSLSTVNGIIDRLVARNFVNRTRSVQDQRKVTLEVTDAGLDLLATVPELMRDIFARAFVSLSSDDRSSMTELLEKLANHIDPFARNTAENRKIIETNHDFISGPGTDYQLH; translated from the coding sequence ATGCAACAGCCTCAAACGAAGCAAGACGATCAAAGCGCAAGAAGCCTTCATGCGCTTCGACGGATAACCAGAGCGCTCGACGTGCATTCGAGAAGGCTCTACCGCGAGTGGCACATCACCTCGCCCCAGGTACACTGCCTGCAGGTCCTTGCAAAAAAAGGAAAACTGAGCCTCTCGGCCCTCGCAGGCGAAATCAACCTGAGCCTCAGCACCGTAAACGGGATCATCGACCGTCTCGTGGCCAGGAATTTCGTAAACCGGACGAGATCGGTTCAGGACCAGAGAAAGGTCACCCTTGAGGTCACCGACGCCGGACTGGATCTCCTTGCAACCGTTCCGGAACTGATGCGTGATATCTTCGCCAGGGCGTTCGTCTCCCTCTCATCCGATGACCGGAGCAGCATGACTGAATTGCTCGAGAAACTTGCCAACCATATCGATCCTTTTGCCCGGAATACGGCTGAAAATCGAAAAATCATCGAAACGAACCATGACTTTATCAGCGGCCCAGGAACAGATTATCAACTCCATTGA
- the ablA gene encoding lysine 2,3-aminomutase yields MTLSAAQEQIINSIDTTADSSHWKDWKWQMRNSVRDLDTFETLLGIELSEEQRGAFRKTVEKFPMSITPYYLSLINTEDMENDPVFRQSVPSPRELDIMNGDMQDPLHEDEDSPVPCITHRYPDRVLLLVSNTCPMYCRHCTRKRKVGDEDTIPTKSAIGKGIEYIRNTPQIRDVLLSGGDPFLLTDDHLDWILGELRSIEHVEIIRIGTRTPVVLPYRITPELIGILKKHQPVWVNTHFNHSCEITESARTALGMLADGGIPLGNQTVLLSGINDCPRIMKALVHKLVKNRVRPYYLYQCDLSEGLSHFRTPVGKGIEILESLIGHTSGFCVPTYVIDAPGGGGKIPVMPNYLISWSTNKVVLRNYEGVITTYKEPDSYEPTFCDRKCDSCELLLNLDGADETKSIGIEQLLSDHDQTISLVPESNTRYSRRKGEG; encoded by the coding sequence ATGACTTTATCAGCGGCCCAGGAACAGATTATCAACTCCATTGACACGACGGCGGATTCTTCACACTGGAAGGACTGGAAATGGCAGATGCGCAATAGCGTGCGCGACCTGGACACCTTCGAAACCCTTCTGGGAATTGAGCTTTCCGAAGAGCAGCGCGGAGCGTTCCGCAAGACTGTCGAAAAATTCCCGATGTCGATCACGCCCTACTACCTTTCGCTCATCAATACGGAGGATATGGAAAACGATCCCGTTTTCCGCCAGAGCGTACCCTCTCCGCGGGAATTAGACATCATGAACGGCGACATGCAGGATCCGCTCCATGAGGACGAGGACAGCCCCGTACCCTGCATAACGCACCGCTATCCCGACCGCGTCCTGCTTCTGGTGAGCAACACCTGTCCGATGTACTGCAGGCACTGCACGAGGAAACGGAAAGTCGGCGACGAGGATACCATTCCCACAAAATCGGCGATCGGCAAGGGTATCGAATATATAAGGAACACGCCGCAGATACGCGACGTGCTCCTCAGCGGCGGCGACCCTTTCCTGCTGACAGACGACCATCTCGACTGGATTCTCGGCGAATTGCGCTCCATAGAACATGTCGAGATCATACGAATCGGCACCAGAACACCGGTCGTGCTGCCCTACCGCATAACGCCCGAACTGATCGGCATCCTTAAAAAACATCAGCCGGTATGGGTGAATACCCATTTCAACCATTCGTGCGAGATAACCGAGTCGGCAAGAACCGCGCTCGGAATGCTGGCGGATGGAGGAATCCCGCTGGGAAACCAGACAGTGCTGCTCTCGGGAATCAACGACTGCCCGCGCATCATGAAAGCGCTGGTCCACAAGCTGGTAAAAAACCGCGTACGCCCCTACTATCTCTACCAGTGCGACCTCTCCGAAGGCCTTTCACATTTCAGGACCCCCGTCGGCAAGGGCATCGAGATCCTCGAAAGCCTTATCGGCCATACCAGCGGCTTCTGCGTTCCGACCTACGTCATCGACGCCCCCGGCGGGGGCGGCAAGATACCCGTCATGCCGAACTATCTCATCTCCTGGTCCACCAACAAGGTCGTGCTGAGGAACTACGAGGGAGTCATTACCACCTACAAGGAGCCCGACTCCTACGAACCGACGTTCTGCGACCGGAAATGCGATTCATGCGAACTCCTGCTGAATCTCGACGGCGCCGACGAAACGAAATCCATAGGCATCGAACAGTTGCTCAGCGACCACGACCAGACGATATCCCTGGTTCCCGAATCCAACACCCGCTACTCGAGACGCAAGGGAGAGGGGTGA